The following nucleotide sequence is from Borrelia sp. A-FGy1.
TTTTTTTACAGAAGTTTCCTGATTTAGTTATTATTGATGAAAATACAGCTAGGTCTAATTTTGGAAATGCTCTTAATAATGTTCTTAATAATATTTCGCTTCCTGTTGTATTTATAGCAGAAGATGAGGTTTCTCCAAATTTTGGATTAATTGAGTCTAAGAAAGATAAAGTCAAGTTAATAATAAATAAACTTAATTTTAAGCTTACTGTCAACTTATTTAGAAGTAGTTATTTGGATTTAGTCAAAAAGGAAGTTAAAAATCTTGGGAATAAAAAACTTATTACTTCTTTTGATGTTAAAAGGATTAAAGCTCCTGATTTTGCTACTAAGCCTGAGATTAGAAAATCTAATACGTATATATCTAGTGTAACAAAGAGTTATAAAGTTTCAGATGTTATTAATGTTGCTCCCAAAAATGATCCAGATGTTATTTTAAAATATCAGGGTGTTATTAATAGACAAAAAACGGGAAAAGTGATTTTTGTTGGATCTTCAACTGGGGGAACTGAAGCTTTAAGAGTATTTTTAAAGTCTTTTAGAAAAGATTCTCCTCCTATTGTTATTGTTCAGCATATGCCAGGAGGATTTACAACTTCTTTTGCAAGAAGCTTAAATAATGAAGTTGAAGTTGATGTAAAAGAGGCTGAGGATGGAGATATTTTAAAGCCGGGTCTTGTAATAATTGCGAATGGTAATTATCATTTAATTGTAAAATATGGCAATGGAAACTATTTTGTTAATTTATTAGATGGTCCTTTAGTTAGTAGGCACAAGCCGTCTGTTAATGTATTGTTTCGTTCTGCTGCTATGTATGTTGGAGAGAATGCTATTGGGGTTATGCTTACGGGAATGGGAGATGATGGAGCTACTTGTATGCTTGAGATGAAGAATAGTGGTGCATATAATATTGCTCAAGATCAAACAACATCTGTGGTATTTGGAATGCCTATGGAAGCAATAAAAATAGGTGCTGTAGATAAGATTCTTCCTTTAAATAAAATATCAGAATATATTTTAAGGAGATCTTAATGAGTGAAAATAAGCATTTAAATGTTGACCTTTATATTAGTAAATTATTTTCTGAGCTTGAAAATTTTGATGTTAAATCAAGGCAGGTTTATTCAAATTTAAGTAAATCAATTCCTAAGTTAATAGAGAAACTTTCAAAAGATATTAAAGATTTATCTTTTAATGTTGGTTTTATTTCTGATCTTGATATTGATAATGATTATTCTTTAAATAATTTCATTTATAAAGTAATAAGAGTATTGAATGATTTTGTATCTTACTTTAATTCTTCAACGGATTCACTTGAAACTCAGTTTAGCATTATAAAAGATAAGGTAAAGGATATAGAAATACTTGAAGATGTTATTGAAAAGATGAAAAAAAGTTCTCTTGATATGGAGATAATGTCTATTAATACATTAACTGTTGCATTAAGAGCTGGTAGAGCAGGAGGAGCTTTTTCTTATATTACAAATGAAATTAAAATTTTGACTCAGTCTATGATCAAGCAGGCAGACCAGCTTACTGGCAGAGGGAGGGATATTAAGGTTGGGCTTGATCGTGCTAAGGAACAGGTACGCGAAAATAATATTGCTGAGAATAAAATTCTTGAAGAATTTAAAGATAATTTGATGAAAAATATAGATGAATTTTCAGGGCAGATTGGAGAAGTTATTGCTTTTTATGATAGTATATTGGATATACTTAATGAGTTTAAATTCAAATTTGTAAATGCTGTCTCTTATCTTCAGTTTCAAGATAGACTTACTCAATCTTTATATCACTTAAATATTATGTATTCAAATATTGATGTTTTTAAATTTAGAGATATAAGTGAACTTCAGAAATTGAAATTTTTGTCTATTTTTACAGACACGTCTAAAATGATAGTTAGGGATGTTATTAGCAAGTTAGATGAAAATTTATCTGTATTTGAAGAATTTGTTGATATCTCTATTTCATCTATCCAGACTATTAATGATTTAAAATCGGAAAATTCGTTACATATTGATATAGCAAGAACAGTAGAATCTTTTTCAGTTATTTTGTTGAATTTACTTAAGAGAATAGATGATGTTGAAAAGAATAATTCCAATTTTTTAAGTCTTTATTATGAACAGATTAAGTTTGTTAAGTCTTTAGAATTTATGTTTTCAAATATTGCAGCTATTTCTGCTAGGTTTCAAAATATTAATATAGCTTCTAAAATAGAGGTTGTAAAGAGGATTGAACTTGAAGATATGGAAGGTAATATATCTGAGATGTCGAAGATTATTGGGAATATTGATTTAAATATTAATAAGGGACGAGAGTTCTTAGATCAAATAATATTTTTCTTTGAAAAAGTTGTAAAGGATTATGACAATAGATTTTATCTTGAAAAAAATTATTTTAATAAGTTTAAAAAATTGTTTATGGAGATTAAGAATAATATTATTGAGATAAAAAATATAGCTATTGATAAGATTTTATCTTATGAAATATTTTCAGTTGATTTTTTAGAAATATTTGAAGAAATAAAGATAGAAGTTTACAATATTAAGAATTTAAAAAGTTGTCTTTTAGATATAGAAAAGCTCATAATTAATATAGAGAAAGATATTAATTATGAGCTTAACTCAGAGTTAGTTAAGAATGGTATTAGCTCTGTCGAGATTGATGACAAGGAATTTGTTCGAAGAATTGCTAATAGGTTTACTTTATTTATACACAAAAAGCATTTATTGTCTCTTATTGAAGATGAAAAAGATGTTCAATCATTAGATGAGGGTAGTGTAATTTTATTTTAATTTTTATATACTTATTGAAAGGTTTTAGGAGTATCACATGAAAAAAAGGATTTTAGTCATAGATGACAATAGGGCTATTAGACAAAGTGTTGCTTATATTTTAGAACAGAATGGTTTTGGAGTTTCTGAGGCAGAAGATGGATTAGATGGTGTAACTAAGTTTAAGGAAGCCGTTGGACAAAGTGATAAAGATTTTGATCTTATTATTACGGATATAAATATGCCTAATTTGGATGGAATAGGGGTAATTAAACAGATAAGAGAATTTGGAAGTTTTGTTCCAATACTTGTTCTTACAACTGAATCTGAACAATCAAAAGTTGATGAAGGACGTAAGGCTGGGGCTACTGGTTGGCTTGTTAAACCTTTTAATCCAACTACTCTTATGCAAACGATATCAAAAATATTTTAGATTTTATTTCTAAAATAGATTTAAGATTTTGCTTTATGTACAATTGATTAATTGATTATATTTTAAAAATATAAAACGTAGGTATTTAATTTTGTAGGGGAGCTATTTT
It contains:
- a CDS encoding chemotaxis protein CheB; this translates as MKILIVDNQGLIRQVFVRAFNKDLDVEVLNPGSNSLNLINIFLQKFPDLVIIDENTARSNFGNALNNVLNNISLPVVFIAEDEVSPNFGLIESKKDKVKLIINKLNFKLTVNLFRSSYLDLVKKEVKNLGNKKLITSFDVKRIKAPDFATKPEIRKSNTYISSVTKSYKVSDVINVAPKNDPDVILKYQGVINRQKTGKVIFVGSSTGGTEALRVFLKSFRKDSPPIVIVQHMPGGFTTSFARSLNNEVEVDVKEAEDGDILKPGLVIIANGNYHLIVKYGNGNYFVNLLDGPLVSRHKPSVNVLFRSAAMYVGENAIGVMLTGMGDDGATCMLEMKNSGAYNIAQDQTTSVVFGMPMEAIKIGAVDKILPLNKISEYILRRS
- a CDS encoding response regulator translates to MKKRILVIDDNRAIRQSVAYILEQNGFGVSEAEDGLDGVTKFKEAVGQSDKDFDLIITDINMPNLDGIGVIKQIREFGSFVPILVLTTESEQSKVDEGRKAGATGWLVKPFNPTTLMQTISKIF